TAAGGAGAGGAAAGATCCAGCCGGATACAAACAGGCCGCCTGAGGCCAGCGAGGCCAGAATCAGCCTGTTTTTATACCAGGCCCTTTTTCGAGGTTCATCACAGCAGGAGTGATCGGACTCTAGGCCCATTTAATGGAGCATCCAATCGGGTGTGATTCGGGATGTGAGACCGCTTTGACCGACAGGAGTGCCAGAACGGCATCCCGCAGGTAATGTCTCGTCGCCTTTTTGGGATTTTCGTAGTTGTCATCAATCCTTCCGTGAAAACGGAGGAGGCGTTTCTCATCAAAGACAAAAATCTCGGGCGTACAGGCGGCATCATACGCTTTTGCAATTTTCTGTGTCTCATCTCGGAGATAAGGAAAGTTGTAGTGCAGTTCTTTGGATCGAATAATCATCTTTTCCAGACTATCTTCAGGATAATTTTTTGTATCGTTTGAATTGATCGCTATCAATTGAACCCCTTTGTCTGCGTAATCTTTCTGGATGGTGATCATCCTTCCCTCATAAGCCTGAACGTAGGGGCAATGGTTGCAGGTGAACATGACGACTAAGATTTTCTTGTCCTTAAAGGAAGCGAGGGAATAAATCCTCCCGTCAACACCGACCAAGGAGAAATCAGGGGCCGGATCTCCAAATTTCAGCTTGGGGGCATTTTGGGTGATCAGAACCATGACAGCCATTTACGATCGAAACTTAGCAACGGTCAAGAATTCGTTACGATCTACCCTGTATTCAAGGAGGGGATCATGCTGACACCGGTGTCCGGAAGTTCTCAAAATCCAGTTCAGGAGGTCTCGGAGCGGCGGGATTTGCACCTACCGTTTGCGCTGCAGCGGAGAACAGGTTTTGATCCAACACGATGGTATCTCCTGACGGCGGGGGTTTCCCTCTCCGTACCTCTCGTCATGATGGCTCTGCCAGCAGTCCGAAGGGCACTATCGGCGGAGAGTGAGGTGCTCAAGGCGGCGCTTGGAAAGATCAAACCAACACAGATTGGCGAAGATGTTACTTATCTTGCCTCCGACGCACTGAAGGGGAGGGGAACACCGAGTGAAGGACTTACTTTGGCCGGCAAGCATGTTGTCGATAGAATAAAGGCGCATGGCTGGCAGCCCGGAGGGCCCGGAGGGAGCTATGAACACAAATATACCTTGCTCCGAGCCAAGCTGGATCGGCAAAAAACAGGCCTTACGTTTGGTATCGGGGGGTCAAAACGGAGTTTAGTATTTGGGGATGATTACTTCTACGGCTCTCTCTCCTCCCGGGGGGCTTCTGATATCGACCTCCCGGATGCCGGCACTCTGGTCTTTGGTGGTTCCGGACGGGCGGAGGATCTGGCCGCCGTGGATGCGACGGGAAAATGGCTCGTTTGTCGTGATTCCGGGCTTCCTGCTTCGATCCGGCGAGAGAATGCGATTGCAAAAGGGGCCCGAGGAATTATTTTGCTTCCCCCGGAAGGGCGGCTGTCCAGCCGCTATCTCCGGAGATTGCAAAGCCGACTAGCCCTGGCGAAGGAAAAGGGTGAGGTTCTTTCTTCACCGGACCATACCATTGATGAAATTGTTTTGTCTCCCAAGGCGGCGAAGCGCCTCCTTGATCGTCTTCATGGCGGCTCCCGTTCGTCATCGAGACTGAGTCTCGGACGCCCCCTCACCGCCGGGCGTCATCCTGTTCGGGTTGAGGTCACCCAAACGAGTCCCGTCGGTCTTGAGGGTGTCACGAGGGAAGAGGCGTCGAACTTTGTCGGCTTTTTCCCTGGCAAGGATCCTGAACGCTCCAAAGAGGTGATCATCATTTCGGCCCACCTCGATCATTTGGGAGAGCGATGGGGGAAGATCTATCCTGGTGCCGATGACAATGCCTCGGGGAGCTCCGCACTGCTGGCCCTTGCCGAGGCGATTCCGGCGCTTCAGCACGAACATTCTGTCTTGCTGATCTGGACGACCGGGGAGGAATTAGGTCTCCTCGGTTCGGAGGCCTGGGTGAGAAACCCATGGTTGCCTGCGGGGACCCGTCCCTGGGCCAATATCAATATCGATATGGTTGGCAGAAATGCAGCCGAGGAACTCCTCGTCACGCCGACATCAAGGCTGGGTCAATATTACAATGGGATTGTGAGGCGGATCGAACGACATGCGCCCGCTGAAGGGATTACTACGTTGAAGAGTGGGGACGAGTACTGGACACGATCGGATCAGTATAACTTCGCCAGTATTCTCAAAATTCCCGCTGCCTTTATTACCAACGATACACATCCCGATTATCATCGTACGACAGACATCGCCTCAAAAATCAAGCCGGAAACGATCGCCCGACGAACCCGCCTGATCGTAAGGGTGCTCGATGATTTGAGAGGATCGTTGGACTAAGTCCTTCGATGTGCCCGGGACAGGACTCGAACCTGCACAGCCTTGCGGCTACTAGCTCCTGAAGCTAGCGCGTCTACCAATTCCGCCACCCGGGCCCGTTCGACTCTACCTAAACATCTTCCTCGTCGTCCCGTTTATTGAAGCCCCCGTTTCCTCCGCCTCCCTCTTCCTCTTCATCCACCTCTTCAAGGCCGGAGTCGTCAAAGATCTCTTCACCACAAACGGGACAAACGGAATCTCCTCCCGTATACCCCCCACAGTGAGGACAATAATCGTCCATCATGTCGTCGTCATCTTCGCGTCTTGTGAACATCATAAATAGGTCCTCCTCTCTCTTCCCCAGTGAAATAGGATTGCCTAAAGCCTTCCCGATATGCCATGGCAGGAGGCGTGAAATCAATCTCTTTTGCGGAAGGAATCGAACGGATTATTCAAGAGTTTGAGCTTCCTGTTGAATTTAAGCGACAGACGCTTCGTGAGGCGGAACATTTGCAACAGGTGGGCCTCCCGAATGAGAAAAGGGAAGACTTAAGACAAGAAACCTTCATTACGATTGATGGCGAGACGGCGCGGGACTTTGACGATGCGGTTTTTTTATGTCGTCAAAAGGATGGTTCCTATCTTCTTAAGGTTTCAATAGCTGATGTGAGTCACTATGTGAGCCCAGGGTCCCACTTGGATCAAGAGGCCTACTCCAGGGGGACCAGTGTTTATTTTCCCAATCGTTGTCTGCCGATGTTTCCGGAGCCTCTCTCGAATGATCTTTGCAGTCTGGTACCGAATCAGGATCGTCTGACGATGACAGCGGAAATGCATTTTGACTCCGAAGGGCATCTTCGAAAAAAACGTTTTTATCCTTCCATCATTCATAGTGTGGCACGGCTGACCTACCGCCAGGTTCATGAGATTCTGATAACAAAATCCCCTTTGTTACGGGAGCGATTCAGGTTGGTTGTGCCGATGCTGGAAGAGATGGTCGAATTATTTGAGGCCTTGCGCAAAAGCCGGATTAAGAGAGGCAGCCTCGATTTTGATCTCCCGGAACCGGAAATCATTTTGGATATGGACCATGAGTCTGTTGAACAAATTATCAAGGCGGAGAGATATATCAGTCACCGGATGATTGAGGAATTCATGATTGCCGCCAATGAGGCGGTCGCCAGTTTTATAACTGAAAAAAAGGTTTCAACATTGTACCGAATCCATGAGGCAAAGAACTCGGAAAAAATATCGGCCTTGAAGATATTGCTCCATAATTTGGGTCTTGCCCTTCCGGCGCAAAAGCAGTTGAGACCTCTCGATCTCGCCAAGGTGGTCAGGGCGGTTCAGGGGAAACCTTATGAGAAACTGGTCAACACCGTTTTGCTTCGTGCCTTGGGGAGGGCGGTGTATGATTCACAAAATCGTGGGCATTTTGGGCTTGCCTCTTCTTGCTATACCCATTTTACCTCACCCATTCGCCGTTACCCTGATTTAGTG
This is a stretch of genomic DNA from Deltaproteobacteria bacterium. It encodes these proteins:
- a CDS encoding thioredoxin family protein; amino-acid sequence: MVLITQNAPKLKFGDPAPDFSLVGVDGRIYSLASFKDKKILVVMFTCNHCPYVQAYEGRMITIQKDYADKGVQLIAINSNDTKNYPEDSLEKMIIRSKELHYNFPYLRDETQKIAKAYDAACTPEIFVFDEKRLLRFHGRIDDNYENPKKATRHYLRDAVLALLSVKAVSHPESHPIGCSIKWA
- a CDS encoding M28 family peptidase, encoding MLTPVSGSSQNPVQEVSERRDLHLPFALQRRTGFDPTRWYLLTAGVSLSVPLVMMALPAVRRALSAESEVLKAALGKIKPTQIGEDVTYLASDALKGRGTPSEGLTLAGKHVVDRIKAHGWQPGGPGGSYEHKYTLLRAKLDRQKTGLTFGIGGSKRSLVFGDDYFYGSLSSRGASDIDLPDAGTLVFGGSGRAEDLAAVDATGKWLVCRDSGLPASIRRENAIAKGARGIILLPPEGRLSSRYLRRLQSRLALAKEKGEVLSSPDHTIDEIVLSPKAAKRLLDRLHGGSRSSSRLSLGRPLTAGRHPVRVEVTQTSPVGLEGVTREEASNFVGFFPGKDPERSKEVIIISAHLDHLGERWGKIYPGADDNASGSSALLALAEAIPALQHEHSVLLIWTTGEELGLLGSEAWVRNPWLPAGTRPWANINIDMVGRNAAEELLVTPTSRLGQYYNGIVRRIERHAPAEGITTLKSGDEYWTRSDQYNFASILKIPAAFITNDTHPDYHRTTDIASKIKPETIARRTRLIVRVLDDLRGSLD
- the rnr gene encoding ribonuclease R is translated as MKSISFAEGIERIIQEFELPVEFKRQTLREAEHLQQVGLPNEKREDLRQETFITIDGETARDFDDAVFLCRQKDGSYLLKVSIADVSHYVSPGSHLDQEAYSRGTSVYFPNRCLPMFPEPLSNDLCSLVPNQDRLTMTAEMHFDSEGHLRKKRFYPSIIHSVARLTYRQVHEILITKSPLLRERFRLVVPMLEEMVELFEALRKSRIKRGSLDFDLPEPEIILDMDHESVEQIIKAERYISHRMIEEFMIAANEAVASFITEKKVSTLYRIHEAKNSEKISALKILLHNLGLALPAQKQLRPLDLAKVVRAVQGKPYEKLVNTVLLRALGRAVYDSQNRGHFGLASSCYTHFTSPIRRYPDLVVHRILKSVLKMVPQNDDLAVLHSERHLRSVAEHCSERERWGMKSEWASRDLAGAFFMKDKVGERFMGIIAGVSKAGLYVELLGYFIEGLVPMRNLKDDYYVFREKQDEIVGRRNKKKYRLGDPVSVRVEKINLEKRWIDLCLANDGPA